The following are encoded together in the Macadamia integrifolia cultivar HAES 741 chromosome 10, SCU_Mint_v3, whole genome shotgun sequence genome:
- the LOC122090766 gene encoding adenine phosphoribosyltransferase 1-like, translated as MASEDGKDQRLEKIASAIRVIPDFPKPGIMFQDITTLLLDPKAFKDTVDLFVERYRSKDISVVAGIEARGFIFGPPIALAIGAKFVPMRKPNKLPGEVISEEYSLEYGKDKMEMHVGAVQAGERALIIDDLIATGGTLCAAIRLLERVGVEVVECACVIELPELKGRDRLGDRPLFVLVSASGV; from the exons ATGGCTTCCGAGGATGGCAAAGATCAACGACTTGAAAAAATTGCTTCTGCGATTCGGGTCATTCCTGACTTCCCTAAGCCTG GCATCATGTTTCAGGATATAACGACTCTGCTTCTTGACCCAAAGGCATTTAAGGACACTGTTGATTTGTTCGTGGAGAGATACAGAAGCAAGGACATTTCCGTTGTTGCAG GAATTGAAGCACGAGGTTTTATATTTGGGCCTCCTATTGCCTTGGCTATTGGAGCAAAATTTGTCCCAATGAGAAAGCCCAATAAATTGCCTG GGGAGGTTATTTCAGAAGAGTACTCTTTGGAGTATGGAAAAGACAAAATGGAAATGCATGTAGGAGCCGTACAGGCAGGAGAACGTGCCCTTATTATTGATGATCTCATTGCAACTGGGGGTACCCTTTGTGCAGCAATCAGGCTATTGG AACGTGTTGGGGTGGAGGTCGTTGAGTGTGCATGTGTCATAGAATTGCCAGAGCTAAAG GGCCGGGACCGACTAGGAGACAGACCATTATTTGTCCTTGTAAGTGCAAGTGGAGTTTAA